Proteins encoded within one genomic window of Apis mellifera strain DH4 linkage group LG1, Amel_HAv3.1, whole genome shotgun sequence:
- the LOC726541 gene encoding protein phosphatase 1 regulatory subunit 12A isoform X8, with product MSLESRSSSALFKRAEQLKRWEQSETNREPTQPRQIARKIKFSADCVFLAACAAGDKEEVVRLLQKGADINTGNVDGLTALHQACINDDLDMVEFLVEKGADINCGDNEGWTPLHATASCGFISIAKYLIEKGCNLAAVNYDGQLALDIAESVEMEDMLQQHISKAGIDCDQARSEEERSMLNDARAWQSGVAGKDSIHPKSGATALHVAAAKGYIDVMEILLQARCDVNAQDFDGWTPLHAAAHWGQLEACELLVENFCNMDIKNYADQTAFDIADTNILSALEELKAKQQLWMKDHPQIINKKQSTVPKKRISTNNENTITTQESVETFEEETPNKVKKVELEIQSDKEDSSGTNSDVEATRETDMEESDGEGESETSSDSHSSTYSNQSDKSNESNHSPCLTDDEKKNRANREETSSRNTSSTIDTNKVPNQAPIMPPKQQTDNEEGIIPSWRRSGSFRNRVQNTETTHTLSSRLEEKDKNIKSPTMSNKLNTEPDVVLTRTHSFETDEKFYEQYLALRARIKAFSCPTLHCCNAATPTYTNTTTRSASLRETHRRKEAKLNLELSRLPQGSNTLSPTSTSKTIVSSTLPTTTTATTTATTTTTTSPIPTNQIRRSFVPPVRDEESETQRKAHAKRVRETRRSTQGVTLDEIKSAEQLVKKKQQNNEISSTISSTQSATTTSNTASITATITTATPTTVTTNKPSEELNLPERRPSWRLKVDNGSKFQLEDANNRTTTLSNPDTATYMRRPSAGSNVPRPSSAPIETIATSSAETTVTLPLRRSLKQSEDKGICTDKEQDKENDSRNAQATQAVIQRRRRPKRRSTGVVHVDMDEIDPEKQDLTAGGDCDESKINHNESGNDRTGRSNRLGSISSLSSEAPSMSVRIKSTTSENGELDYKKLYEESQAENERLKEKLRRSDEQLKETRNLLDKAQSAQNKTVLSEAEKRERRAMERKLSEMEEELKQLQKLKAENERLKAENRALTRVVSKLTNTTK from the exons ATGTCTCTCGAGAGTCGTTCGAGTTCAGCCCTATTTAAAAGGGCTGAACAGCTCAAACGCTGGGAACAGTCCGAAACAAATCGCGAACCGACTCAACCACGTCAGATTGCACGGAAGATTAAATTCTCTGCGGATTGTGTGTTTCTGGCAGCATGCGCGGCAGGCGACAAGGAGGAGGTCGTACGTTTACTTCAAAAGGGGGCGGATATCAACACCGGAAATGTTGACGGTCTTACAGCATTACATCAA gCATGTATCAATGATGATCTGGATATGGTCGAATTTTTAGTGGAAAAAGGAGCTGATATCAATTGTGGAGATAATGAAGGATGGACACCATTGCATGCAACTGCATCTTGTGGATTTATATCTATTGCTAA atatttaatagaaaaaggaTGTAATTTGGCAGCAGTTAATTATGATGGTCAATTGGCTCTTGATATTGCTGAAAGTGTTGAAATGGAAGATATGCTGCAACAACATATAAGTAAAGCTG GTATAGATTGTGATCAAGCTAGAAGTGAAGAAGAAAGATCAATGTTAAATGATGCCAGAGCATGGCAATCAGGAGTAGCTGGTAAGGATTCAATCCATCCTAAATCAGGAGCTACTGCTCTTCATGTTGCTGCTGCTAAAGGTTACATTGATGTCATGGA AATATTACTTCAAGCAAGATGTGATGTTAATGCTCAAGATTTTGATGGTTGGACACCTTTACATGCTGCAGCACATTGGGGACAATTAGAAGCTTGTGAACTTTTAGTGGAAAACTTTTGTAATATGGACATTAAGAATTATGCT GATCAAACTGCATTTGATATTGctgatacaaatatattatcagcCCTGGAGGAATTAAAAGCAAAGCAACAGTTGTGGATGAAAGACCAtccacaaattattaataaaaaacaatcaaCTGTACCAAAGAAACg tatatcaacaaataatgaaaatactaTAACCACACAAGAATCTGTAGAAACatttgaagaagaaacaccaaataaagttaaaaaggtTGAATTAGAAATTCAATCTGATAAAGAAGATTCTAGTGGAACAAATAGCGACGTTG AAGCGACACGTGAAACAGATATGGAAGAGAGTGATGGTGAAGGTGAATCTGAGACTAGCTCAGACTCACATTCTTCCACTTACTCCAATCAATCTGATAAGTCTAACGAATCAAACCACTCTCCATGTCTTACAGATGATG aaaagaaaaatagagcaAACAGAGAGGAAACATCATCACGTAACACTTCATCAACTATTGATACTAATAAAGTTCCTAATCAG gCTCCAATAATGCCTCCAAAACAACAGACTGATAATGAAGAAGGAATTATACCATCTTGGCGACGATCTGGTTCTTTTAGAAATAGGGTACAAAATACAGAGACAACTCACACTTTATCTTCTA gacttgaagaaaaagataaaaatattaagtcaCCAACCATGTCAAATAAACTTAATACAGAACCTGATGTTGTATTAACAAGAACACATAGTTTTGAAACAGATGAAAA GTTTTATGAGCAGTACTTGGCATTACGAGCTCGAATCAAGGCGTTTTCTTGTCCTACTCTCCATTGCTGCAACGCAGCTACTCCTACTTACACCAATACTACGACCCGTTCTGCATCTCTACGCGAAACCCACAG aagaaaagaagcaaaattaaatttggaacTCTCAAGACTGCCACAAGGAAGCAATACACTTTCACCAACATCTACATCAAAAACAATAGTGTCAAGTACACTGCCAACTACAACTACAGCTACTACAACTGCCACAACAACAACTACTACAAGTCCTATTCCAACTAATCAAATACGCAG ATCATTTGTTCCTCCTGTTCGTGATGAGGAAAGTGAAACACAGAGAAAAGCACATGCAAAGAGAGTAAGAGAAACTCGACGTTCAACTCAAGGAGTAACattagatgaaattaaaagtgCAGAACaattagtaaaaaagaaacaacaaaataatgaaatttcttccaCAATATCTTCTACACAG TCTGCAACCACTACCAGCAATACAGCCTCAATTACAGCTACAATAACAACAGCAACTCCTACTACTGTAACTACAAATAAACCTTCTGAAGAACTTAATTTACCTGAAAGACGACCTTCTTGGAGGTTAAAAGTGGATAATGGAAGCAAG ttTCAGTTAGAAGATGCTAATAATAGAACTACTACATTATCTAATCCAGATACTGCTACATATATGAGAAGACCTTCTGCAGGTTCTAATGTACCAAGACCATCATCAGCTCCAATTGAAACTATCGCAACGAGTAGTGCAGAAACAACGGTGACATTACCACTTAGACGATCGTTAAAACAATCTGAAGATAAAGGTATATGCACAGATAaag aacaagataaagaaaatgatagtAGAAATGCACAAGCTACACAAGCTGTTATACAAAGGAGACGAAGACCTAAAAGGAGATCTACTGGTGTTGTTCATGTTGATATGGAt gaaATTGATCCTGAAAAGCAAGACTTAACTGCTGGTGGTGATTGTGATGAATCTAAAATCAATCACAATGAg agTGGAAACGATCGTACTGGAAGATCTAATAGATTAGGATctatatcatcattatcatcagaAGCACCTTCTATGTCAGTTAGAATAAAATCTACTACTTCTGAAAATGGCGAactagattataaaaaattgtatgaagAATCTCAAGCAGAAAATGAAAGACTCAAAGAAAAGCTTAGGCGATCAGATgaacaattaaaagaaactaGAAATTTATTGGATAAAGCACAAAGTGCTCAAAATAAAACAGTCCTATCTGAAgctgaaaaaagagaaaggagagcAATGGAAAGGAAACTCTcagaaatggaagaagaattaaag CAATTACAAAAACTCAAAGCTGAAAATGAGAGATTGAAAGCCGAAAATCGGGCACTTACCCGCGTCGTATCCAAACTCACCAATACTACTAAATAG
- the LOC726541 gene encoding protein phosphatase 1 regulatory subunit 12A isoform X1 — protein MSLESRSSSALFKRAEQLKRWEQSETNREPTQPRQIARKIKFSADCVFLAACAAGDKEEVVRLLQKGADINTGNVDGLTALHQACINDDLDMVEFLVEKGADINCGDNEGWTPLHATASCGFISIAKYLIEKGCNLAAVNYDGQLALDIAESVEMEDMLQQHISKAGIDCDQARSEEERSMLNDARAWQSGVAGKDSIHPKSGATALHVAAAKGYIDVMEILLQARCDVNAQDFDGWTPLHAAAHWGQLEACELLVENFCNMDIKNYADQTAFDIADTNILSALEELKAKQQLWMKDHPQIINKKQSTVPKKRISTNNENTITTQESVETFEEETPNKVKKVELEIQSDKEDSSGTNSDVAICISCNNAAWTEATRETDMEESDGEGESETSSDSHSSTYSNQSDKSNESNHSPCLTDDEKKNRANREETSSRNTSSTIDTNKVPNQAPIMPPKQQTDNEEGIIPSWRRSGSFRNRVQNTETTHTLSSRLEEKDKNIKSPTMSNKLNTEPDVVLTRTHSFETDEKFYEQYLALRARIKAFSCPTLHCCNAATPTYTNTTTRSASLRETHRRKEAKLNLELSRLPQGSNTLSPTSTSKTIVSSTLPTTTTATTTATTTTTTSPIPTNQIRSVQPVEATTTNNSVAVPGTPTTPGGSKLSPGNIFKNFFKSFVPPVRDEESETQRKAHAKRVRETRRSTQGVTLDEIKSAEQLVKKKQQNNEISSTISSTQSATTTSNTASITATITTATPTTVTTNKPSEELNLPERRPSWRLKVDNGSKFQLEDANNRTTTLSNPDTATYMRRPSAGSNVPRPSSAPIETIATSSAETTVTLPLRRSLKQSEDKGICTDKEQDKENDSRNAQATQAVIQRRRRPKRRSTGVVHVDMDEIDPEKQDLTAGGDCDESKINHNESGNDRTGRSNRLGSISSLSSEAPSMSVRIKSTTSENGELDYKKLYEESQAENERLKEKLRRSDEQLKETRNLLDKAQSAQNKTVLSEAEKRERRAMERKLSEMEEELKQLQKLKAENERLKAENRALTRVVSKLTNTTK, from the exons ATGTCTCTCGAGAGTCGTTCGAGTTCAGCCCTATTTAAAAGGGCTGAACAGCTCAAACGCTGGGAACAGTCCGAAACAAATCGCGAACCGACTCAACCACGTCAGATTGCACGGAAGATTAAATTCTCTGCGGATTGTGTGTTTCTGGCAGCATGCGCGGCAGGCGACAAGGAGGAGGTCGTACGTTTACTTCAAAAGGGGGCGGATATCAACACCGGAAATGTTGACGGTCTTACAGCATTACATCAA gCATGTATCAATGATGATCTGGATATGGTCGAATTTTTAGTGGAAAAAGGAGCTGATATCAATTGTGGAGATAATGAAGGATGGACACCATTGCATGCAACTGCATCTTGTGGATTTATATCTATTGCTAA atatttaatagaaaaaggaTGTAATTTGGCAGCAGTTAATTATGATGGTCAATTGGCTCTTGATATTGCTGAAAGTGTTGAAATGGAAGATATGCTGCAACAACATATAAGTAAAGCTG GTATAGATTGTGATCAAGCTAGAAGTGAAGAAGAAAGATCAATGTTAAATGATGCCAGAGCATGGCAATCAGGAGTAGCTGGTAAGGATTCAATCCATCCTAAATCAGGAGCTACTGCTCTTCATGTTGCTGCTGCTAAAGGTTACATTGATGTCATGGA AATATTACTTCAAGCAAGATGTGATGTTAATGCTCAAGATTTTGATGGTTGGACACCTTTACATGCTGCAGCACATTGGGGACAATTAGAAGCTTGTGAACTTTTAGTGGAAAACTTTTGTAATATGGACATTAAGAATTATGCT GATCAAACTGCATTTGATATTGctgatacaaatatattatcagcCCTGGAGGAATTAAAAGCAAAGCAACAGTTGTGGATGAAAGACCAtccacaaattattaataaaaaacaatcaaCTGTACCAAAGAAACg tatatcaacaaataatgaaaatactaTAACCACACAAGAATCTGTAGAAACatttgaagaagaaacaccaaataaagttaaaaaggtTGAATTAGAAATTCAATCTGATAAAGAAGATTCTAGTGGAACAAATAGCGACGTTG CAATTTGTATTTCTTGTAACAATGCTGCATGGACAGAAGCGACACGTGAAACAGATATGGAAGAGAGTGATGGTGAAGGTGAATCTGAGACTAGCTCAGACTCACATTCTTCCACTTACTCCAATCAATCTGATAAGTCTAACGAATCAAACCACTCTCCATGTCTTACAGATGATG aaaagaaaaatagagcaAACAGAGAGGAAACATCATCACGTAACACTTCATCAACTATTGATACTAATAAAGTTCCTAATCAG gCTCCAATAATGCCTCCAAAACAACAGACTGATAATGAAGAAGGAATTATACCATCTTGGCGACGATCTGGTTCTTTTAGAAATAGGGTACAAAATACAGAGACAACTCACACTTTATCTTCTA gacttgaagaaaaagataaaaatattaagtcaCCAACCATGTCAAATAAACTTAATACAGAACCTGATGTTGTATTAACAAGAACACATAGTTTTGAAACAGATGAAAA GTTTTATGAGCAGTACTTGGCATTACGAGCTCGAATCAAGGCGTTTTCTTGTCCTACTCTCCATTGCTGCAACGCAGCTACTCCTACTTACACCAATACTACGACCCGTTCTGCATCTCTACGCGAAACCCACAG aagaaaagaagcaaaattaaatttggaacTCTCAAGACTGCCACAAGGAAGCAATACACTTTCACCAACATCTACATCAAAAACAATAGTGTCAAGTACACTGCCAACTACAACTACAGCTACTACAACTGCCACAACAACAACTACTACAAGTCCTATTCCAACTAATCAAATACGCAG TGTTCAACCAGTGGAAGCTACAACCACAAACAATTCAGTAGCAGTTCCTGGAACTCCCACTACACCAGGAGGGAGCAAGCTAAGTCCAGGAAATATCTTCAAGAATTTCTTCAA ATCATTTGTTCCTCCTGTTCGTGATGAGGAAAGTGAAACACAGAGAAAAGCACATGCAAAGAGAGTAAGAGAAACTCGACGTTCAACTCAAGGAGTAACattagatgaaattaaaagtgCAGAACaattagtaaaaaagaaacaacaaaataatgaaatttcttccaCAATATCTTCTACACAG TCTGCAACCACTACCAGCAATACAGCCTCAATTACAGCTACAATAACAACAGCAACTCCTACTACTGTAACTACAAATAAACCTTCTGAAGAACTTAATTTACCTGAAAGACGACCTTCTTGGAGGTTAAAAGTGGATAATGGAAGCAAG ttTCAGTTAGAAGATGCTAATAATAGAACTACTACATTATCTAATCCAGATACTGCTACATATATGAGAAGACCTTCTGCAGGTTCTAATGTACCAAGACCATCATCAGCTCCAATTGAAACTATCGCAACGAGTAGTGCAGAAACAACGGTGACATTACCACTTAGACGATCGTTAAAACAATCTGAAGATAAAGGTATATGCACAGATAaag aacaagataaagaaaatgatagtAGAAATGCACAAGCTACACAAGCTGTTATACAAAGGAGACGAAGACCTAAAAGGAGATCTACTGGTGTTGTTCATGTTGATATGGAt gaaATTGATCCTGAAAAGCAAGACTTAACTGCTGGTGGTGATTGTGATGAATCTAAAATCAATCACAATGAg agTGGAAACGATCGTACTGGAAGATCTAATAGATTAGGATctatatcatcattatcatcagaAGCACCTTCTATGTCAGTTAGAATAAAATCTACTACTTCTGAAAATGGCGAactagattataaaaaattgtatgaagAATCTCAAGCAGAAAATGAAAGACTCAAAGAAAAGCTTAGGCGATCAGATgaacaattaaaagaaactaGAAATTTATTGGATAAAGCACAAAGTGCTCAAAATAAAACAGTCCTATCTGAAgctgaaaaaagagaaaggagagcAATGGAAAGGAAACTCTcagaaatggaagaagaattaaag CAATTACAAAAACTCAAAGCTGAAAATGAGAGATTGAAAGCCGAAAATCGGGCACTTACCCGCGTCGTATCCAAACTCACCAATACTACTAAATAG